A DNA window from Haloactinospora alba contains the following coding sequences:
- a CDS encoding acyl-CoA dehydrogenase family protein, producing MSSVPTDAPLDAPALRERVAEFVSRYDPATTKQEDFLAARFDAGLAWVHFPPGEGGLGAPRSLQETVDAEFARFGFTPTGRERLVIGLGMAAPTILAFGTPEQRQRYLRPLYTGAELWCQLFSEPGAGSDLAALGTRAVQEGDSWVLNGQKVWTSLAHHADWAILLARTDPDVPKHQGLTYFICDMRAPGVEVRPLRQLTGEAEFNEVYLNDVRIPDTQRLGSVGEGWRVAQTTLMNERVSIGGQPEPREGGLIGTVTDTWRSRPDLRTPGTHDELLRLWVRAEAARLTKERLRQQLAAGQPGPEGSAAKLAFAELNQEISGVELEMLGQEGLTYTDWTFRRPEGIEFTERDAGFHYLRSKGNSIEGGTSEVLRNIIAERVLGLPAEPRTDKDLAWKDLPR from the coding sequence ATGTCATCGGTCCCCACGGACGCCCCTCTCGACGCGCCCGCGCTCCGGGAACGGGTAGCCGAGTTCGTCTCCCGCTACGACCCCGCAACCACGAAACAGGAGGATTTCCTCGCCGCGCGTTTCGACGCCGGTCTGGCCTGGGTGCACTTCCCTCCCGGTGAGGGTGGCCTGGGAGCGCCGCGTTCCCTGCAAGAGACCGTCGACGCGGAGTTCGCACGGTTCGGCTTCACGCCCACCGGCCGGGAGCGGCTGGTTATCGGCCTGGGAATGGCGGCTCCCACAATCCTCGCGTTCGGCACCCCCGAACAACGCCAGCGTTACCTCAGACCGCTGTACACCGGAGCGGAGCTCTGGTGCCAGCTGTTCAGCGAGCCCGGTGCGGGTTCCGACCTCGCTGCCCTGGGAACCCGCGCCGTTCAGGAGGGGGACTCCTGGGTACTCAACGGGCAGAAGGTGTGGACGTCACTCGCCCACCACGCCGACTGGGCCATCCTCCTCGCCCGTACCGATCCGGACGTTCCGAAACACCAGGGGCTGACCTACTTCATCTGCGACATGCGGGCCCCCGGGGTGGAAGTACGGCCGTTGCGGCAGCTCACCGGCGAGGCGGAGTTCAACGAGGTCTACCTCAACGACGTCCGGATCCCGGACACGCAACGGCTCGGCTCCGTCGGTGAGGGATGGCGGGTAGCCCAGACCACCCTGATGAACGAACGCGTCTCCATCGGCGGACAGCCCGAGCCACGCGAGGGCGGTCTGATCGGCACGGTCACGGACACGTGGCGCTCACGCCCGGACCTGCGCACACCGGGTACGCACGACGAGCTCCTCCGGCTCTGGGTCCGGGCCGAGGCGGCCCGGCTCACCAAGGAACGGTTGCGGCAACAGCTCGCGGCGGGGCAACCCGGACCGGAGGGCTCGGCGGCGAAGCTTGCCTTCGCGGAGCTCAACCAGGAGATCTCCGGCGTGGAGCTGGAGATGCTGGGCCAGGAGGGGCTGACCTACACGGACTGGACGTTCCGCCGACCGGAGGGCATCGAGTTCACCGAACGCGACGCCGGATTCCACTACCTGCGCAGCAAGGGCAACTCGATCGAGGGCGGAACCTCGGAGGTGTTGCGCAACATCATCGCCGAACGCGTCCTGGGGCTTCCCGCCGAGCCGAGGACGGACAAGGATCTCGCATGGAAGGACCTCCCCCGATGA
- a CDS encoding amino acid permease, with protein MELVEDHQTAEAPPASSGSGAGASGRPPLTTRLTRRKPVERVVDETGQGDDGRLHRSMGMWQLTAISIGATLGTGIFVVLGEAVPDAGPAVVLSFVIAGVTALFSALAYAELAGMIPASGSAYSYSYATMGELLAWVCGWCLMLTYGVSVAAVAVGWSDYIDKLLVLTTGLSLPAELAGPLGEGGIVNLPAAAVVLLAMVALLGGVRESAWANLVMVVIKIGVLALFVGIGVTAVQDQNFAPFLPLGMGGVSAAGATLFFSYIGFDAASTAGEEAKRPQRDLPRAIMLSMVIVTALYCLVAVVAVGVLPWDRFEGTDASLATILTMVTGTPVWSLVFTLGALIAIASVVLVVLYGQTRILFAMSRDGLVPRVFSTVDAKGTPRANTVIVTAFIAFLAALVPLGHLADATSIGTLFAFGMVNVAVLVLRRIRPELQRGFRVPLSPLVPLLGVASCAYLMLSMGISTWVAFGSWLVLGLVVYFGYSMRRSRLEPGNSTHTAALRE; from the coding sequence ATGGAGTTGGTCGAGGACCACCAGACCGCGGAGGCGCCCCCGGCTTCCTCAGGGAGCGGAGCCGGGGCCTCCGGGCGCCCCCCTCTCACGACGCGACTCACCCGCCGCAAGCCGGTGGAACGGGTCGTCGACGAGACCGGCCAGGGAGACGACGGCAGGCTGCACCGGTCGATGGGGATGTGGCAGCTCACCGCCATCAGTATCGGTGCCACTCTGGGAACCGGCATCTTCGTGGTACTCGGCGAGGCCGTCCCGGACGCCGGACCGGCGGTCGTGCTGTCCTTCGTCATCGCCGGTGTCACCGCCCTGTTCTCCGCGTTGGCCTACGCGGAGCTGGCGGGGATGATCCCGGCCTCGGGCTCGGCCTACTCCTATTCCTACGCCACCATGGGAGAGCTGCTGGCCTGGGTGTGCGGCTGGTGCCTGATGCTGACCTACGGCGTCTCCGTGGCCGCGGTGGCCGTGGGGTGGAGTGACTACATCGACAAACTCCTCGTCCTCACCACCGGCCTGTCCCTTCCCGCGGAACTCGCCGGACCGCTCGGGGAGGGCGGGATCGTGAACCTTCCCGCCGCCGCCGTGGTTCTGCTGGCGATGGTCGCGCTCCTCGGCGGGGTCCGGGAGAGCGCCTGGGCCAACCTCGTCATGGTCGTGATCAAGATCGGTGTCCTCGCGCTGTTCGTCGGGATCGGGGTGACCGCCGTACAGGACCAGAACTTCGCCCCGTTCCTCCCGCTGGGTATGGGCGGGGTCAGCGCCGCCGGCGCCACCCTCTTCTTCTCCTACATCGGGTTCGACGCGGCCTCCACGGCCGGGGAGGAGGCGAAACGGCCGCAACGCGACCTCCCCAGGGCGATCATGCTGTCGATGGTCATCGTGACAGCGCTCTACTGCCTGGTCGCCGTCGTCGCCGTGGGCGTGCTCCCCTGGGACCGGTTCGAGGGAACCGACGCCTCGCTGGCGACCATCCTCACCATGGTGACGGGAACGCCGGTCTGGTCCCTGGTGTTCACGCTCGGCGCGCTCATCGCGATCGCCAGTGTGGTGCTGGTCGTGCTGTACGGACAGACCCGCATCCTGTTCGCGATGTCGCGCGACGGCCTGGTGCCGCGTGTCTTCTCCACCGTCGACGCCAAGGGCACCCCCCGCGCGAACACGGTCATCGTCACCGCGTTCATCGCCTTTCTCGCCGCTCTGGTCCCGCTGGGCCACCTCGCCGACGCCACCAGCATCGGCACCCTGTTCGCCTTCGGGATGGTCAACGTGGCCGTCCTGGTGCTGCGACGGATCCGGCCGGAACTGCAACGCGGTTTCCGGGTGCCGCTGTCGCCGCTCGTGCCGCTTTTGGGGGTGGCCTCGTGCGCGTACCTGATGCTGAGCATGGGGATCTCCACCTGGGTCGCCTTCGGCTCCTGGCTGGTTCTCGGCCTGGTGGTCTACTTCGGCTACAGCATGCGCCGTTCGCGTCTGGAACCGGGCAACAGCACGCACACCGCGGCCCTGCGCGAGTGA
- the ispG gene encoding flavodoxin-dependent (E)-4-hydroxy-3-methylbut-2-enyl-diphosphate synthase: MSVDLGMPVARPRPLASRRQSRQIMVGNVPVGGDAPVSVQSMTTAVTADINATLQQIAELTASGCQIVRVAVPSADDAEALPIIAKKSQIPVIADIHFNPKYVFAAIDAGCAGVRVNPGNIKKFDDKVGEIAKAAGDAGVPIRIGVNAGSLDKRLLEKYGQATPEALAESALWECSLFEEHGFRDLKISVKHNDPVVMINAYRSLAEQCDYPLHLGVTEAGPAFQGTIKSSVAFGALLAEGIGDTIRVSLSAPPAEEVKVGNQILESLGMREKGLEIVSCPSCGRAQVDVYTLADEVTAGLEGMDVPLRVAVMGCVVNGPGEARDADLGVASGNGKGQIFVKGEVIKTVPEEEIVSTLVNEAQRLAEEMKDNGTESGEPDVSVGA; the protein is encoded by the coding sequence GTGTCCGTCGATCTTGGAATGCCCGTTGCCCGCCCGCGCCCTCTCGCATCCCGGCGCCAGTCGCGGCAGATCATGGTCGGGAATGTTCCCGTCGGCGGGGATGCCCCGGTGTCGGTGCAGTCGATGACGACCGCGGTGACGGCCGACATCAACGCCACCCTGCAACAGATCGCCGAGCTGACAGCCAGCGGATGCCAGATCGTACGTGTCGCTGTTCCCAGCGCCGACGACGCCGAAGCGCTTCCGATCATCGCCAAGAAGTCCCAGATCCCGGTGATCGCCGACATCCACTTCAACCCGAAGTACGTGTTCGCCGCCATCGACGCGGGATGCGCCGGCGTGCGGGTGAACCCGGGGAACATCAAGAAGTTCGACGACAAGGTTGGAGAGATCGCCAAGGCCGCCGGGGACGCCGGCGTGCCGATCCGGATCGGTGTCAACGCGGGCTCGCTGGACAAGCGTCTGCTGGAGAAGTACGGCCAGGCCACCCCCGAGGCGCTGGCGGAGTCGGCGCTGTGGGAGTGCTCCCTGTTCGAGGAGCACGGGTTCCGGGACCTCAAGATCTCGGTGAAGCACAACGACCCGGTGGTGATGATCAACGCCTACCGCAGCCTCGCCGAGCAGTGCGACTACCCGTTGCATCTCGGCGTCACCGAGGCGGGCCCCGCCTTCCAGGGAACGATCAAGTCCTCGGTGGCGTTCGGCGCGCTGCTGGCCGAGGGGATCGGTGACACGATCCGGGTGTCGCTGTCGGCACCCCCGGCCGAGGAGGTCAAGGTCGGCAACCAGATCCTGGAGTCCCTGGGGATGCGGGAGAAAGGGCTGGAGATCGTCTCCTGCCCGAGCTGCGGCCGCGCCCAGGTGGACGTGTACACCCTGGCCGACGAGGTCACCGCGGGACTGGAGGGGATGGACGTGCCGCTCCGGGTGGCCGTGATGGGGTGTGTCGTCAACGGCCCGGGCGAGGCGCGCGACGCCGATCTCGGTGTGGCCTCGGGCAATGGCAAGGGCCAGATCTTCGTCAAGGGGGAGGTCATCAAGACCGTCCCCGAGGAGGAGATCGTGTCGACCCTCGTCAATGAGGCACAGCGTCTTGCCGAGGAGATGAAGGACAACGGCACCGAGTCGGGCGAGCCCGACGTTTCCGTGGGAGCCTGA
- a CDS encoding carbon-nitrogen hydrolase family protein: MAADQHGDSGEGAALRIALDQSAGPSRDPDGALGSLERSAAAAAERGAHLLVTPEMSLTGYNIGEASSAFAEPADGPLAGSVARIAARQGIAILHGYPEREGQAVHNTAQLTDAAGNTRAGYRKTHLFGPADRGVFTPGDAGLVQTELNGLRLGILICYDVEFPEMVRRHALAGTDLLLVPTALMHPHTAVATSVVPVRALENQIHVAYVNRCDTEGELDYCGLSCLVDPWGEELLRAGSGPELLLGEVDRRTITAARRSVSYLADRRPELYTPLAYREAAPGTTTGDTSR, translated from the coding sequence ATGGCAGCGGATCAGCACGGGGACAGCGGGGAAGGGGCGGCACTCCGGATCGCCCTGGACCAGTCCGCGGGACCCAGCCGGGACCCCGACGGGGCACTCGGGAGCCTGGAGCGCTCCGCCGCTGCGGCCGCGGAACGCGGCGCGCACCTGCTGGTGACACCGGAGATGTCGCTCACCGGCTACAACATCGGGGAGGCCAGCTCCGCGTTCGCGGAACCCGCCGACGGCCCGCTGGCCGGAAGCGTCGCGCGGATCGCCGCCCGACAGGGAATCGCGATCCTCCACGGTTACCCCGAACGCGAGGGGCAGGCCGTCCACAACACGGCCCAGCTCACCGACGCCGCCGGAAACACCCGCGCCGGTTACCGCAAAACCCACCTGTTCGGCCCGGCCGACCGCGGCGTTTTCACCCCCGGCGACGCCGGCCTCGTCCAGACAGAGCTCAACGGCCTACGTCTGGGCATCCTCATCTGCTACGACGTGGAGTTCCCGGAGATGGTGCGCAGGCACGCGCTCGCCGGAACCGACCTCCTGCTGGTCCCCACCGCCCTCATGCACCCGCACACCGCCGTCGCCACCTCCGTGGTTCCGGTACGCGCCCTCGAGAACCAGATCCATGTCGCCTACGTCAACCGCTGCGACACCGAGGGGGAACTCGACTACTGCGGACTGAGCTGTCTGGTCGACCCGTGGGGGGAGGAACTCCTCCGGGCCGGCAGCGGTCCGGAACTGCTGCTCGGAGAGGTGGACCGGCGCACGATCACCGCAGCGCGCCGCAGCGTTTCCTACCTGGCCGACCGCCGCCCCGAGCTCTACACACCACTGGCTTACCGGGAAGCCGCGCCCGGCACGACGACAGGAGACACATCCCGATGA
- a CDS encoding flavin monoamine oxidase family protein — translation MTSAMPTAVPTGAQAQRPLTMCGPDFPFAYDDYLSHPAGLGEVPPEYHGTEVAVIGGGLSGIVTAYELMKMGLRPVIYEAGEIGGRMRTSRDPSWPEGVTAEMGAMRFPTSSTSLFHYISKTGLETTPFPNPLAPDTPSTVVDLKGESSYAHTPEELPEVYQQVARAWDRTLEEGARQSEMQQAIRERDTARMKEIWNELIPRLDDQTFYGFLCNSPAFSSFRHREIFGQVGFGTGGWDTDFPNSILEVLRITYTGADDDHLSIVGGCQQLPQRLWRHAPDKLVYWPQGTTLADLHGGTPRPAVTRLARTAPDTREENAGHTASAPNNITVTDSAGAIRTYRAAVFTGQSWMLLSKIACDENLLPMRHWNAVERTHYMESSKLFVPVDRPFWRDTDPATGRDTMSMTLTDRMTRATYLLDENKASGPATICLSYTWCDDSLKWLPLPVNERMNVMLDSLGQIYPGVDIRSHIVGDPVTVSWEAEPYFLGAFKANLPGHYRYQRRLFTHFKQDRLEEQYRGLFLAGDDISWTAGWAEGAVQTALNAVWGVMNHFGGASDPANPGPGDRFDELAPLELPED, via the coding sequence ATGACATCCGCAATGCCCACCGCCGTTCCCACCGGGGCACAAGCCCAGCGGCCGCTGACCATGTGCGGCCCGGACTTCCCGTTCGCCTACGACGACTACCTGTCCCATCCGGCCGGCCTCGGGGAGGTCCCCCCCGAGTACCACGGCACCGAGGTGGCGGTGATCGGAGGCGGCCTCTCCGGGATCGTCACCGCCTACGAACTGATGAAGATGGGGCTCAGGCCGGTCATCTACGAGGCGGGGGAGATCGGCGGACGCATGCGGACGTCGCGCGACCCCAGCTGGCCCGAGGGCGTCACCGCCGAGATGGGCGCCATGCGTTTCCCCACCTCGTCCACGTCACTGTTCCACTACATCTCCAAAACGGGCCTGGAGACCACGCCCTTCCCCAACCCGCTGGCGCCGGACACCCCCAGCACCGTCGTCGACCTCAAGGGCGAGTCGAGCTACGCCCACACCCCGGAGGAACTTCCGGAGGTGTACCAGCAGGTGGCCCGGGCATGGGACCGGACGCTGGAGGAGGGAGCGCGTCAGTCCGAGATGCAGCAGGCCATCCGTGAGCGTGACACCGCCCGGATGAAGGAGATCTGGAACGAGCTCATCCCCAGGCTGGACGACCAGACGTTCTACGGGTTCCTGTGCAACTCCCCGGCGTTCTCGTCGTTCCGCCACCGGGAGATCTTCGGCCAGGTCGGGTTCGGTACCGGCGGCTGGGACACGGACTTCCCCAACTCCATCCTGGAGGTCCTGCGCATCACCTACACCGGTGCTGACGACGACCACCTCAGCATCGTCGGCGGCTGCCAGCAACTCCCGCAGCGGTTGTGGCGGCACGCGCCCGACAAGCTCGTGTACTGGCCCCAGGGGACGACCCTGGCGGACCTGCACGGGGGGACACCGCGCCCCGCCGTCACCCGACTGGCACGCACCGCCCCGGATACCCGGGAGGAAAACGCGGGACACACCGCGAGTGCCCCGAACAACATCACCGTGACCGACTCCGCGGGCGCGATCCGCACCTACCGTGCCGCGGTGTTCACCGGACAGAGCTGGATGCTGCTCAGCAAGATCGCCTGTGACGAGAACCTACTGCCGATGCGGCACTGGAACGCGGTCGAGCGCACCCACTACATGGAGTCCTCGAAACTCTTCGTGCCGGTCGACCGCCCCTTCTGGCGCGACACCGACCCCGCCACCGGCCGCGACACCATGAGCATGACGCTCACTGACCGGATGACGCGGGCCACCTACCTGCTGGACGAGAACAAGGCGTCGGGCCCCGCCACCATCTGCCTGTCCTACACCTGGTGCGACGACTCGCTGAAGTGGCTCCCGCTGCCGGTGAACGAGCGCATGAACGTCATGCTCGACTCACTGGGGCAGATCTATCCCGGGGTGGACATCCGCTCGCACATCGTCGGCGACCCCGTCACCGTCTCCTGGGAGGCCGAGCCCTACTTCCTCGGAGCGTTCAAGGCCAATCTCCCCGGCCACTACCGGTACCAGCGGCGGCTGTTCACACACTTCAAGCAGGACCGGCTGGAGGAGCAGTACCGCGGTCTCTTCCTCGCCGGCGACGACATCTCCTGGACCGCCGGCTGGGCCGAGGGCGCGGTGCAGACCGCCCTGAACGCGGTCTGGGGCGTCATGAACCACTTCGGCGGGGCGAGCGACCCGGCCAATCCCGGACCGGGCGACCGGTTCGACGAGCTCGCGCCGCTGGAGCTCCCCGAGGACTGA
- a CDS encoding acyl-CoA dehydrogenase family protein: MSETTPDLLYTDVEEELRSSVRALLADKSPVSAVLGRVDEGGAAVVDSALWQELAGLGTTGLPLDEELGGSGATFREAAVVAEELGRGLAPVPYLGSAVMVTSALMSLGRDEAALLEALATGGSVAALAVGLATAPDAPFPTSVRAAADGTLSGTVEGVADAIAADRLLVPASGPEGPALCLVDAAETRRSAVVSLDMTRPLTDVDVSGASGRLVASGQRADTALRAALVNGCALLSAEQLGIAEWALETTVDYVGTRTQFGRPVGSFQALKHRLADLWVGVSQARAVVRNAADAVAAESSEVELNASLAQSFVSDVAVRATEEAVQLHGGIGFTWEHPLHLYLKRAKSDAIALGTPDRHRRVLSRLADIPS; encoded by the coding sequence ATGAGCGAGACAACACCGGATCTCCTCTACACCGACGTCGAGGAGGAACTGCGGTCGAGCGTTCGTGCGCTGCTGGCCGACAAGAGCCCGGTCTCCGCCGTCCTGGGCCGTGTGGACGAGGGGGGTGCGGCCGTCGTCGACTCCGCGCTGTGGCAGGAACTCGCCGGTCTCGGAACGACCGGGCTGCCCCTCGACGAGGAACTCGGCGGTTCCGGGGCGACGTTCCGGGAGGCGGCCGTCGTCGCCGAGGAACTCGGACGCGGCCTGGCCCCCGTACCGTATCTGGGCAGTGCCGTCATGGTGACCTCCGCCCTGATGTCCCTCGGCCGGGACGAGGCCGCCCTCCTCGAGGCGCTGGCGACAGGAGGGTCCGTCGCGGCGTTGGCTGTCGGGCTGGCTACGGCTCCCGACGCGCCGTTCCCCACCTCGGTGCGGGCGGCGGCCGACGGGACACTGTCCGGAACGGTGGAAGGGGTTGCCGACGCGATCGCCGCGGACCGGCTGCTCGTTCCCGCGAGCGGCCCCGAGGGGCCGGCGCTCTGCCTGGTCGACGCCGCCGAGACACGGCGGTCGGCTGTCGTGAGCCTGGACATGACGCGTCCCCTCACGGACGTCGACGTTTCCGGGGCCTCGGGCCGGCTGGTGGCATCCGGGCAACGGGCGGACACCGCTCTGCGCGCCGCCCTGGTGAACGGTTGCGCCCTGCTGTCCGCGGAACAGCTCGGGATCGCCGAATGGGCGCTGGAGACCACGGTCGACTACGTGGGGACCCGCACGCAGTTCGGACGGCCCGTCGGCTCGTTCCAGGCGCTCAAACACCGTCTCGCCGACCTGTGGGTGGGGGTTTCCCAGGCCCGGGCGGTGGTCCGCAACGCGGCGGACGCCGTGGCGGCGGAGAGCTCGGAGGTGGAGCTGAACGCTTCCCTGGCCCAGTCGTTCGTCTCCGACGTGGCTGTCCGGGCCACCGAGGAGGCGGTGCAGCTGCACGGAGGGATCGGGTTCACCTGGGAGCATCCCCTCCACCTGTACCTGAAGCGGGCCAAGAGCGACGCGATCGCCCTGGGAACTCCCGACCGGCACCGCCGGGTGCTCTCCCGGCTGGCTGACATACCGTCCTAG
- a CDS encoding M50 family metallopeptidase, with the protein MVAFLTTLGIVLLFLGLLFSIAWHELGHLATAKMFGIRCTQYMVGFGKTLWSRTKGDTEYGVKLVPLGGFVRMVGMIPPSRKQDTSAKPMSRWRAMVEDAREANNVELEEGDEDRQFYQRAPWKRIIVMVAGPAMNLVLAVVLFALVLMGFGVLQPTTTVQSVSDCVVPTTAEDTSCSEDDPPAPAAEAGMRPGDEIVSVGGAATPTWERANQEIKGSTGPTEIEVRRDGETRTLTADLIENTVVKRDDAGDPVYKTDADGEPRTDERGYRVPETEKAGFLGIAFDQERQQLGAGETAAHMGDTIVGAGEALVALPSKVDDVFRAAFMGEERGIDSPVGIVGASRIGGEVLSQPIPLMERVVLMANLLAGINLFLFIVNMVPILPLDGGHVLGALWESVRKRLARLFRRPDPGPFDVAQLMPVAYIVVACFLVFSVILAIADIVNPVRIM; encoded by the coding sequence ATGGTCGCGTTTCTGACCACGCTCGGCATCGTGCTCCTGTTCCTGGGGCTGCTTTTCTCCATCGCCTGGCACGAGCTCGGGCACCTGGCCACGGCCAAGATGTTCGGCATTCGCTGCACCCAGTACATGGTCGGTTTCGGGAAAACCCTGTGGTCGAGGACGAAGGGCGACACCGAGTACGGCGTCAAACTGGTGCCGTTGGGTGGTTTCGTCCGTATGGTCGGAATGATCCCGCCGAGTCGGAAGCAGGACACGTCGGCCAAGCCGATGTCGCGCTGGCGCGCCATGGTGGAGGACGCCCGCGAAGCCAACAACGTCGAACTCGAGGAGGGCGACGAGGACCGCCAGTTCTACCAGCGCGCCCCCTGGAAACGGATCATCGTGATGGTGGCGGGCCCCGCGATGAACCTCGTTCTCGCGGTCGTCCTGTTCGCGCTCGTCCTCATGGGCTTCGGCGTACTGCAGCCCACCACCACGGTCCAGTCCGTGTCCGACTGCGTTGTTCCCACCACCGCCGAGGACACCAGCTGTTCCGAGGACGACCCGCCGGCGCCGGCGGCGGAGGCGGGGATGCGCCCCGGCGACGAGATCGTTTCGGTGGGAGGGGCCGCGACCCCCACCTGGGAACGCGCCAACCAGGAGATCAAAGGCTCCACCGGACCCACCGAGATCGAGGTGCGCCGGGACGGGGAGACCCGCACGCTGACCGCCGACCTCATCGAGAACACGGTGGTCAAACGGGACGACGCCGGGGACCCGGTGTACAAGACCGACGCGGACGGCGAACCGCGCACCGACGAGCGGGGCTACCGGGTGCCGGAGACCGAGAAGGCGGGGTTCCTCGGCATCGCGTTCGACCAGGAGCGCCAGCAGCTGGGAGCGGGAGAGACCGCGGCCCACATGGGCGACACGATCGTCGGGGCCGGGGAGGCGCTCGTCGCCCTGCCCTCCAAGGTCGACGACGTGTTCCGCGCGGCGTTCATGGGCGAGGAGCGCGGGATCGACTCGCCCGTCGGAATCGTGGGAGCCTCCCGCATCGGCGGTGAGGTACTCTCCCAGCCGATCCCGCTGATGGAGCGCGTGGTCCTGATGGCCAACCTGCTGGCCGGGATCAACCTGTTCCTGTTCATCGTGAACATGGTGCCGATCCTGCCGCTGGACGGCGGCCACGTCCTCGGAGCCCTGTGGGAGTCGGTGCGCAAGCGCCTGGCCCGCCTGTTCCGGCGACCCGACCCCGGACCGTTCGACGTCGCCCAGCTCATGCCCGTCGCCTACATCGTGGTGGCGTGCTTCCTGGTGTTCAGCGTGATCCTGGCGATCGCCGACATCGTCAATCCGGTACGTATCATGTAA
- the dxr gene encoding 1-deoxy-D-xylulose-5-phosphate reductoisomerase, with product MILGSTGSIGTQAIDVALANPERFRVVGIAAGGGRPELLAEQAGKLGVRAVAVADPTAVDGVTRHLRERDSSATVLSGAQGVSELATWPCDVVLNGITGALGLESTLAALRAGRMLALANKESLIIGGPLVREAAGPGQIVPVDSEHFALAQCLPRPDSAALTSLAQGQVAAPLEEVRKLVITASGGPFRGRSRSELAAVTPAEALDHPTWNMGPVITVNCATLVNKGLEVIEAHLLFDIPFDRIEVVVHPQSMVHSMVEFTDGSTLAQASPPDMRLPISYGIGWPHRVEAAAPGIDWTTAQNWTFHPLDAEAFPAVQLACEVGAAGGTAPAVYNAANEEAVGAFLDNRLAFPAIVDTVAQVVSEQQSTGTGIRLADVYAADDWARSRARELISRSG from the coding sequence GTGATCCTGGGATCGACCGGGTCGATCGGTACCCAGGCCATCGATGTCGCCCTCGCCAACCCCGAACGTTTCCGGGTCGTCGGGATCGCCGCCGGTGGCGGTCGTCCCGAACTGCTCGCCGAGCAGGCCGGAAAACTCGGTGTGCGAGCTGTGGCCGTGGCCGATCCCACCGCGGTGGACGGTGTCACCCGCCACCTGCGCGAGCGCGACAGTTCCGCCACGGTGCTCTCCGGAGCCCAGGGCGTCTCCGAACTGGCCACGTGGCCGTGCGACGTGGTGCTCAACGGCATCACCGGCGCGCTCGGACTGGAGTCCACGTTGGCCGCCCTGCGAGCGGGGCGGATGCTGGCCCTGGCGAACAAGGAGTCGCTCATCATCGGCGGTCCGCTGGTGCGCGAGGCCGCTGGTCCCGGACAGATCGTTCCGGTGGACTCCGAACACTTCGCGCTCGCGCAGTGCCTGCCGCGCCCCGACTCCGCCGCGCTCACCAGCCTCGCGCAGGGGCAGGTAGCGGCACCGTTGGAAGAGGTGCGCAAGCTCGTCATCACCGCCAGCGGCGGCCCGTTCCGCGGAAGGTCGCGCTCCGAGCTCGCGGCGGTCACACCCGCCGAGGCGCTCGACCACCCCACGTGGAACATGGGGCCGGTCATCACCGTGAACTGCGCGACCCTCGTGAACAAGGGGTTGGAGGTCATCGAGGCGCACCTCCTCTTCGACATCCCCTTCGACCGGATCGAGGTCGTGGTGCACCCGCAGTCGATGGTCCACTCCATGGTGGAGTTCACGGACGGTTCCACCCTGGCACAGGCGAGCCCTCCCGACATGCGGCTGCCGATCTCCTACGGCATCGGCTGGCCGCACCGGGTCGAGGCCGCGGCTCCGGGAATCGACTGGACCACCGCACAGAACTGGACGTTCCATCCCCTGGACGCGGAGGCGTTTCCCGCGGTGCAGCTGGCCTGCGAGGTCGGTGCCGCCGGGGGGACCGCACCAGCGGTGTACAACGCGGCCAACGAGGAGGCCGTCGGGGCGTTCCTCGACAACAGGCTGGCATTCCCCGCGATTGTGGACACAGTGGCGCAGGTAGTCTCAGAACAGCAATCAACGGGTACCGGTATCCGACTGGCCGACGTCTACGCGGCGGACGACTGGGCGCGGAGCCGCGCCCGGGAACTGATATCGCGGAGCGGATGA